TTGCCGAAATGGGGTCAACGGGTACAGACCGGGTGAAACTGCATTTTGAGATTCGCCGACAAGGTAAACCTGTAGATCCGCTGCAGTTCCTGCCAAGACGTTGATTTGCAGACCAGCCTGTTCTTTCACGTAGAGGGGACAGGCTCCAGCGTTGCCAAGGATAAAGGCGTCGCTTGAGCTTGGGGTCGAACTCACCAAAGGACTATAACAATGGCTCTCAGTAAAGAAGTGCCGGAGTTTGACATCGACGATGAGGTTCTCCTGATGGAGACCGGCATCGATTCGGATTCGATGTCGAATGATGAAGGGGCTGCTCCACCTTCCGTTCGTGCCAAATCCAAACACTCCGCTTCACTTAAGCAACACAAGTACATCGACTACACTCGGGCACTCGATGCCACGCAGCTGTACCTCAACGAAATCGGCTTTTCCCCATTGCTCTCCCCGGAGGAAGAAGTTCATTTTGCGCGTCTGTCGCAAAGTGGCGACCCCGCCGGGCGCAAGCGCATGATTGAAAGTAACCTGCGGCTGGTGGTCAAAATCGCCCGGCGTTACGTCAATCGGGGGCTGTCGCTGCTGGATTTGATCGAAGAGGGCAACCTCGGGCTGATCCGCGCGGTGGAAAAGTTCGATCCCGAGCGCGGCTTCCGCTTCTCGACCTACGCGACCTGGTGGATCCGTCAGACCATCGAGCGCGCGATCATGAATCAGACCCGGACCATCCGGCTGCCGATCCATGTGGTCAAGGAACTCAACGTGTACCTGCGGGCCGCACGGGAGCTGACGCAAAAACTCGATCACGAACCTTCACCCGAAGAAATCGCCAACCTGCTGGAAAAACCGGTGGGCGAGGTCAAGCGCATGCTGGGCCTGAACGAGCGGGTTTCTTCGGTCGACGTCTCGCTGGGTCCGGATTCGGATAAAACCCTGCTGGACACCCTCACGGATGACCGTCCGACCGATCCATGCGAACTGCTGCAGGATGACGATCTGTCGCAGAGCATCGATCAATGGCTCTCGGAGCTGACCGACAAGCAACGCGAGGTGGTGGTCCGCCGCTTCGGCCTGCGCGGTCACGAGAGCAGCACGCTGGAAGATGTAGGCCTGGAGATCGGCCTGACCCGGGAACGGGTGAGACAGATCCAGGTGGAAGGCCTCAAGCGCCTGCGTGAAATCCTCGAGAAAAACGGCCTGTCGAGCGAGTCGCTGTTTCAGTAAGCGTCCTGCATGACCGCCCGCAAAAAGCCCCGACTGGTTCGGGGCTTTTTGTTGTCTGGCTTTGGCAATCTGTTTGGAACCTGACGACCGGTCGTCGTTTCCCGGGTTTGTAGTCTCGCGGTGTAAGCCCTGGCTTACTCTTTCGTAAGTGTTCGTTATTTTTACACTGCGGAAGACATCCATTGGGCTGTGGGCCTATGGATAAGTTTTTGATTTATATGAATATTTATAAATATTAAATGCTTATGACAGGAGGTTTTACCGGAATGGGCCGGTTGCCCGAACCGGGGAACTCTTTAGTATCTGGGTTGTGTCGACGGATAGACACGCCCTTCAAGGAGGAAGGGAATGGACATCGCAGGACGCGATTCATCAGGACGATGAAAAGGAACACAGGGAATAGGGAAAAAATGTGGGCGGGTCAAACCGCCCCTTTTTTTTGCCCGCAGAAATGCAAAACCCGGAAAAACAAAAAGGCCCGCAAGGGGCCTTTTCTTCAAACGCGGGACAGATCAGCGTTCGAGGTCTTTGATCTTGCCTTTGACGCCATCCCACTCTTCGGCGTCCGGCAGCGATTCTTTCTTCTCGGTGATGTTCGGCCAGATCTCGGCCAGCTCAACGTTCAGCTGAATGAATTCCTGCATTTCTTCCGGAACTTCGTCCTCGGAGAAAATCGCGACGGCCGGGCATTCCGGTTCGCACAGGGCGCAGTCGATGCACTCATCCGGGTGAATCACCAGGAAGTTCGGGCCTTCGTAAAAGCAGTCCACCGGACAGACTTCTACGCAGTCGGTGTACTTGCACTTGATGCAGTTGTCGGTGACGACGAAGGTCATTTCTAATTTTCTCCTCAGGCGGCGGCAGCGTTGCCCCTTCACGGTTGGGGTCGCCAGGTTCGGGAGCGATGTCTGCCAGCCAGGCTAATAGCCAGCAGCATCCCGAACCGCGCGAGATTCTAACAGCTTGAAGCCGTTTGCGTTATATCCGGTTCTTCGGTGCTTAGATCCGGTTCTTAAGTGCATATAACATTTCGAGTGCCCGACGCGGCGTCACGTCATCGAGATCCAGCTTGGCCAGTTCGTCCAGTACCGGGTGCGGCAGGCTGGCAAACATGTCGCTTTGCTGCGGCGTAGCCGGTTTGCCTTTGGCGGCAGGCTTTGGCGCCTCATGGGGCAGTGCGGTGTCCTCCAGGCGGCTCAAGTGCTCGCGGGCGCGCACGATCACTTCACTCGGCACACCGGCCAGTTGCGCCACGGCCAAGCCATAGCTTTGGCTGGCCGGCCCCGGCAACACATGGTGCAGGAACACAATGCGTTCGTTGTGCTCGGTGGCGTTGAGGTGCACGTTGGCTACCAGAGGCTCGGCTTCCGGCAACACGGTCAGTTCGAAATAGTGCGTTGCAAATAGAGTATAGGCACGCAAATGTGCCAGTCGCTCAGCCGCCGCCCATGCCAGCGACAAACCGTCGAAGGTGCTGGTGCCGCGACCGACTTCGTCCATCAACACCAGGCTGCGTTCGGTGGCGTTGTGCAGGATGTTGGCGGTTTCGCTCATTTCCACCATGAAGGTCGAGCGTCCGCCGGCCAGGTCGTCGCTGGAGCCGATCCGGGTGAAAATCCGGTCTACCAGCGACAGCTCGCAACTGGCCGCCGGCACGAAGCTGCCGATATGCGCCAGCAGCACGATCAATGCCGTCTGGCGCATATAGGTGGATTTACCGCCCATGTTCGGACCGGTGATCACCAGCATCCGGGTGTTGTCGTCCAGGCTAAGATCGTTGGCCACGAACGGCGTCGTCAGCACTTGCTCGACCACCGGGTGACGGCCCTGGGTGATGCGCATGCACGGTTCGCTGACAAAGGTCGGGCAATTCAGGTCGAGATTCAGGGCTCGTTCGGCAAGGTTGCTCAGCACATCCAGTTCAGCCAGCGCGCCAGCGGTATCCTGCAAGGGCGGCAACTGGCTTATCAGATCTTCCAGAAGCGCCTCGTAAAGCATCTTCTCGCGAGCCAGGGCACGGCTCTTGGCCGACAGCGCCTTGTCTTCGAATTCTTTCAGCTCAGGGGTGATAAAGCGCTCGGCGCCCTTGAGGGTCTGACGGCGAATGTAGTCTGCCGGTGCCGATTCGGCCTGCTTGCTCGGCAGTTCGATGAAGTAGCCGTGGATACGGTTGTAGCCGACTTTCAGGTTGGCCAGGCCGGTACGGGCCTTTTCCCGGGCTTCCAGATCGATCAGGAACTGGCCGGCGTTTTCGCTCAGCGATTGCAGCTCGTCGAGCTCGCTGTCGTAGCCGGTTTTCAGGACGCCGCCGTCACGGATCACTGCCGGTGGGTTGTCGATAATGGCTTTTTCCAGCAGCGCCGCCAGTTCCGGGTAAGTGCTGGTGGTGGTGGCCAGACGTTGCAGGTGTG
This genomic window from Pseudomonas kribbensis contains:
- the fdxA gene encoding ferredoxin FdxA; the encoded protein is MTFVVTDNCIKCKYTDCVEVCPVDCFYEGPNFLVIHPDECIDCALCEPECPAVAIFSEDEVPEEMQEFIQLNVELAEIWPNITEKKESLPDAEEWDGVKGKIKDLER
- the rpoS gene encoding RNA polymerase sigma factor RpoS, yielding MALSKEVPEFDIDDEVLLMETGIDSDSMSNDEGAAPPSVRAKSKHSASLKQHKYIDYTRALDATQLYLNEIGFSPLLSPEEEVHFARLSQSGDPAGRKRMIESNLRLVVKIARRYVNRGLSLLDLIEEGNLGLIRAVEKFDPERGFRFSTYATWWIRQTIERAIMNQTRTIRLPIHVVKELNVYLRAARELTQKLDHEPSPEEIANLLEKPVGEVKRMLGLNERVSSVDVSLGPDSDKTLLDTLTDDRPTDPCELLQDDDLSQSIDQWLSELTDKQREVVVRRFGLRGHESSTLEDVGLEIGLTRERVRQIQVEGLKRLREILEKNGLSSESLFQ
- the mutS gene encoding DNA mismatch repair protein MutS — translated: MNKAVSDLSSHTPMMQQYWRLKNQHPDQLMFYRMGDFYEIFYEDAKKAAKLLDITLTARGQSAGQAIPMCGIPYHAAEGYLAKLVKLGESVVICEQVGDPATSKGPVERQVVRIITPGTVSDEALLDERRDNLIAAVLGDERLFGLAVLDITSGNFTVLEIKGWENLLAELERVNPVELLIPDDWPKDLPAEKRRGVRRRAPWDFERDSALKSLCQQFSTQDLKGFGCETLTLAIGAAGCLLAYAKETQRTALPHLRSLRHERLDDTVVLDGASRRNLELDTNLAGGRDNTLQSVVDRCQTAMGSRLLTRWLNRPLRDLTVLLARQSSITCLLDRYRFESLQPQLKEIGDIERILARIGLRNARPRDLARLRDALGALPELQVAMTDLEAPHLQRLATTTSTYPELAALLEKAIIDNPPAVIRDGGVLKTGYDSELDELQSLSENAGQFLIDLEAREKARTGLANLKVGYNRIHGYFIELPSKQAESAPADYIRRQTLKGAERFITPELKEFEDKALSAKSRALAREKMLYEALLEDLISQLPPLQDTAGALAELDVLSNLAERALNLDLNCPTFVSEPCMRITQGRHPVVEQVLTTPFVANDLSLDDNTRMLVITGPNMGGKSTYMRQTALIVLLAHIGSFVPAASCELSLVDRIFTRIGSSDDLAGGRSTFMVEMSETANILHNATERSLVLMDEVGRGTSTFDGLSLAWAAAERLAHLRAYTLFATHYFELTVLPEAEPLVANVHLNATEHNERIVFLHHVLPGPASQSYGLAVAQLAGVPSEVIVRAREHLSRLEDTALPHEAPKPAAKGKPATPQQSDMFASLPHPVLDELAKLDLDDVTPRRALEMLYALKNRI